One genomic region from Salvia hispanica cultivar TCC Black 2014 chromosome 2, UniMelb_Shisp_WGS_1.0, whole genome shotgun sequence encodes:
- the LOC125205431 gene encoding universal stress protein PHOS34-like, which translates to MADCKRIGVAVDFSPCSKKALKWAVDNVARSGDHLILISVSPEGNYEEGEMQLWEATGSPLIPLSEFSEPHLMKKYGVSPDAETLDIVSTAARQHGIIVVLKIYWGDAREKLVEAVDNIPLDSIVIGNRGLGKLKRVIMGSVSNFVVNNASCPVTVVKSHD; encoded by the exons atggctGATTGCAAAAGAATTGGGGTGGCCGTGGATTTCTCCCCTTGCAGCAAGAAAGCACTGAAGTGGGCCGTTGATAACGTTGCCCGGAGCGGCGATCACCTCATTCTCATCTCTGTCAGCCCCGAAGGCAACTATGAGGAAGGCGAGATGCAGCTTTGGGAGGCCACCGGTTCTC CTTTGATTCCATTGAGCGAGTTCTCAGAGCCCCATCTCATGAAGAAATACGGTGTTAGCCCGGATGCTGAAACGTTGGATATCGTCTCCACTGCTGCAAGGCAGCATGGG ATCATCGTGGTCTTGAAAATCTACTGGGGAGATGCTCGTGAGAAGCTCGTTGAGGCCGTTGATAACATTCCACTTGACTCCATCGTTATTGGCAACCGAGGCCTTGGCAAGCTCAAAAG GGTTATCATGGGCAGCGTTAGCAACTTTGTCGTGAACAACGCTTCTTGTCCAGTGACTGTCGTGAAGAGCCACGACTAG
- the LOC125205278 gene encoding ubiquitin-conjugating enzyme E2 32-like, whose amino-acid sequence MAGDKYNLKNPAVKRILQEVKEMQSNPSDDFMSLPLEENIFEWQFAIRGPADSEFEGGIYHGRIQLPAEYPLKPPSFMLLTPNGRFETQTKICLSISNHHPEHWQPSWSVRTALVAMIAFMPTSPNGALGSLDYTKEERRALAIKSRVAPKFGSAERQSLINEIHEYMLSKALPVPKDTVVKTGNEENELEGQQTPNQDTEGATETETQPAEVDEIVQEPNGVPSNVHVAAEASNSVPANEQQLLQKSETRVPKQADDRLLTWAALGLTIAIVVLLLKKFMKADGHGAVFLNQS is encoded by the exons GATTTTATGAGCCTGCCTCTCGAG GAGAATATATTTGAATGGCAGTTTGCGATTAGGGGCCCGGCAGATTCGGAGTTTGAGGGAGGAATATATCATGGAAGAATTCAGCTGCCTGCTGAATATCCTCTGAAGCCACCTTCATTCATGCTGCTGACG CCGAATGGTCGGTTTGAGACCCAAACCAAGATATGCTTGAGCATTTCAAATCATCACCCCGAACACTGGCAACCTTCTTGGAGTG TTCGAACTGCTTTGGTGGCAATGATTGCATTTATGCCTACTAGCCCGAACGGTGCACTAGGATCATTGGATTACACAAAAGAGGAGAGGCGAGCTCTCGCAATCAAATCTCGTGTAGCTCCAAAATTTGGATCTGCTGAGCGCCAAAGTTTGATTAATGAG ATTCATGAATACATGCTTAGCAAAGCATTGCCCGTGCCCAAAGACACGGTAGTGAAGACTGGCAATGAAGAGAATGAGTTGGAGGGTCAGCAGACTCCTAACCAAGACACTGAGGGTGCTACTGAAACCGAAACTCAACCAGCTGAAGTTGATGAGATAGTTCAAGAACCTAATGGGGTTCCTTCAAATGTGCACGTTGCTGCTGAGGCATCAAACTCGGTTCCTGCAAACGAGCAGCAGCTGTTGCAGAAATCAGAGACGAGGGTCCCCAAGCAGGCCGATGATCGCCTACTCACATGGGCAGCGCTGGGGCTTACAATAGCTATAGTTGTCCTTTTGTTGAAGAAGTTCATGAAAGCTGATGGGCATGGTGCTGTGTTTTTGAATCAGTCGTAG